The region AGAAAAAACTGTAAATTGCTGTCCACCAAATATAATAAACCCCAAtgggaaatgttttaaaatcaaaatctgaGGTTGACTTGCATCACAGAGCAGATTATAATTAATATCAATATCGTCATTAATGTTGTTAATAGAAGCTGTTCAAATATGAATTGAAGAAGGCAAAGGAGAAAATACATTGCCAAAGTATCTGTCCAGCAGCTCAACGTAGCGATGAATAACTTCCAAAGCAAGCAGCTCGTTCTCCTGGTTCTCTATAGCCAAGCAGAAATACAAGCTTGCGTAtctagaaggggaaaaaaataaataaagttagtAAGTCAGTTAGTGAGTTGATCTATTATACAGTTGGGGGTGTGCGTCGATGAGAAGATAAGAACCAGGTACACTTGCTTTGTAAGTGGCTGTAAGGAAAAGAATGCAGGGCTCCACCCACCTTTTGTAAATAATCTTCAGGTCTTTCCAGTGCAGGAAGTTACAGGTACGCGGTTGCCGTGCCAACACAGCTGTGGTCATGTCCCTGATGATCTTTTTCTTCTCCCGATCAGTCATGGGCGTGTACCATTTCTGCAAGCGCAACTTGCCCTGGCGACTGAAGAGGAGCAGGAATCGCATCTGACGAAACAGGACACACAGGAGTGTCGACGGGGGGGAGTCAGAGGGGCCAACGCAGGTCCCGTACCAATAGACGTGTCTTCTTTAGCTAAGGACATCATTAACTAGAACAACATGTGTCCTGCTGCTGTCATGGCTCATTAAAGAATAACTTGACTGTGCAAACAAACGCCACATTTAAAAATACCACTGCAAGAGTGAGGCTTTTGCATGGTTTTAGAATGTTCACACTACTGACGTAATTACCCTGTCttagcttgtttttttaaaactaatttggGATGTGTTGTGTGCATATTTTAGGAGCATAGTTCGGGACACATTTACggtaaaaattattaatttttcttATGTTGGAGCATTTAaggtattgttgttttttacaccaCCAAATATGCAATGCATACACAAACGCACTGGATACAATGTATTGAGATCCAGTACAAGAGCAGCATTTACATTTCTGACTTTACCTCCTTTGACCTATAAGTATAATTTTGTTTCCGTGACAATATAGAATTGCCGTGCATCAAAatggtgtttttaaaaattgtattttgatCATATTTGTAGGGATTACTTTTTTCCAGACTAATACGAATATTCACTTTGAGTACCGATATTTCTAATACATAAATTTCATttgacacaatgacaaaaaaaaaatgtttgagaagATGTTTCTTTCTGAAACAGATGATGAGTCTACGATGTGTCAAACTGCCGCAATACAGCGCCAACTACAGGCGAGGAGGTCTTACTCAATGTTAGATTtgtgcgtttttgtttttttgtaagtaGGCCCATCCTGTCTGGTATCACTGACTCCACGAGTacccaataccttaaaataattcTGGTATTAGCATTTATTCACCCATACCTAATAGTTGACCATATGAGATAGGTCAAATGttagataataaataataataatagataataatgaattaaattaaataacataTTACCATTATGTCTTAAAaattatattacttttttttttacgtatgtACCATACATCAGCGTGGAGGGGGACAGAGAGATTAGTTTCAGTTGACAAGGCAAATGAAGGCGGAAAACAACGCAAAGTGACCAAACCTGTTTTCCTGTTATACGGTTGGAgtcgatttttgaaaaataaaaataaatgtccttAAAACACAATGGAAACGCAGTGAAAGTACAAACCACGGCgtgaatcttaaaaaaaaaaaggggggggggggacctcaTTGGCTAGAGATGAAGTTGTTGGAAGTTTTTTGTTGCTAACAACCTGTCAGCGACAACAGGTGCAAACAGGTGATGCTAGCTTTTTATCCTTAATAATCAGGCGTGGGGCTCACTTACCATATTGCCGGCGGGTTAATCAAGGCGCAGATGAAAATATAAGTTTAACCCTCACACGGGGTCACGATATCCTTTTAAAACACATAACCTTATTTAAGCCGTTCCGTCGTCCACCGTCGACAGCCACAGTAAGGAAAGTTGCTTAGCTCCGCCCTTCTTCCGTGTCCCGCCGGGCGGTGCCTGTCGCTGCAGCAGCAAGCGCACACCTCGAGCACCTTGATTGGCTGATTGCAAAAAGGGTACGCTTGGCCCTACATCAGGAGTTTTAAACAAATATCACGTGCCTTTTGCCACGACTTGGAACAAATGAGACGCTAAAAAAACGGAAGTGCTAAAGAATAGACGTCATAAAAATAATCTTATCTTATTCTGGTACGTCAACATTgctgccatattggatgtggcaggTGAAAACGTCTCATTTATGTGTTCTATACTTGGATCATGGGGTTAGAACTAAAAATCGAGCTGTATTTGCACTTTGCAATTTGGTGGAAAATAGCCAGATAGGCAGGATaagcaggcagacagatttgaTTTTGTCACAACAGTAAAAGGCAAGGGGAAAAATTAGGCTAAAATGGCAACATCTGAAGGGaaccaaaacatttaaatctAATTGTACCACAGAAATACTATGCAACTAGTGCACGAGGTAAGCAGCTAGTGATATACAGTATGACATAACATAAAGGGTAACaaaaccccaatttttttaaaagcaagaaTACATTATGTGTCAGCACTACACAATAATGTGATTGCattcatgaaattaattaacCGAATAATTCATTAACGTAAGATCGGCACCATGTTGgacaaaatcattttcactgACTCTAGAATTCAAGTGGCGCCGAACCATGAGTTAACagcaaatgatttaaatatTCGATCAGTGTGGATGGCTGAACTAAAAAACATACAGCGGCCATCAGAAGAAATCTAACATAGCATGCATGCATTGTACTGACTTTTTGAGATGAAAGAGATCTGCAGAAATAAATATGCATCGGCTCGCAAGTCAGTCAGTAGGCCTACATATGGATGCAGATGATTCGGAAAATGGTTTATTGTGTAGTATTTGTACATTAAATGAAATTGAATGTGTTATAGCTGAATATTTACAGTGTGGTTTTCTAAGTAAGCAGGAATTGGTGAACATACAGTAGGTGACACTCTTGCATATTTGCACTCTCACAGGACTGAAAAGACCTAAAAATGGCGCCCTCTGCATACAAGTAAATGCAACAGCTGCTAATAAAGATACacatttgcacatttaaaatataacagaACGTCTTGGGTTTAGTTCTGCATTCACAAGCAGGTCTGGCCCTTATAACATCACATCCTGGCCTCTATAACATCCTTTTTGTGAATGAATATAAAAAGTCCCAAGTGGATAACGTCATGGGCAGGTATGCCACATCCAACATGGCGGACGCGTTGACGTACCACAGCTGTGGGCGACGCGCTCAATCAGTTTACCTTACGGAGTGCCGACAGAGGGCGCCATGACGTTCCCTCCCCTCCATGTGATACTCATCTGTCACAGTGGTTGTCCAAAGGAAACGCACAGGCTtcttcaggcttctgcaaagttACCATTTGATGCCATGTCCCTATACCGAAATACCATCTGGTTTTTAAACGGAATACACCATTACACAAGGTCAGTCAACTATTTTAACGTCTCTTTCTGATGCTTTAATGTTTGGATAATATCACTGATGTCTTTGTGTGTATTCCTTTGAGCTAAAGGGACTTATGTAGAGGAATTATGAAAGGCCTGATCACTGAATGGCACCACACAAACTTTCCTTTATGTGCTATCACAATCGTCCCATTGACAGTTGATTTGTCTTGAGcaatgtttcccaacctttactgGGCTGAGGAACATACTTTGCATACAGcatcaaacaaaaatgccacaaaaagtatatacaatgaaataatgatgacataGTATAATTTTACTCCCTTGGTGTGAAATGTAGCCGTTATATGTTGaacacaaaatgttatttagtggaagagcattgCCTTTCATTGTTCGTTGCTGAACAAAGATCACCTGGCGATTTCTCAGACACACTGATTGGGCCGCTGGTCACATCAGCCAACATGAATTGAACTAAAATGTGGACACAGACTTCAATGATTATCATGATTAACATGCCAATCGGATCCTATCACCAAGCGTGTGCTTAACATGTGAATTTTGTTCTCATAGGAGGGGATATGAAGCAGCTTCTCAAATTTTTGATCCCCAGGACCTGGATGTGTCAGTTGTGGGAAGGTCTTTTATGATCACTGGAGCCAATAGTGGAATAGGGAAAGCCACTGCCATGGCAATAGCCAAGAAAGGTACACACCTAAGAGAATTGCTACCTattgtgtgatttaaaaaaaaaaaagaaaaaaatgtcaaagttaAATGTCACCAATTATGCTTGCAGGCGGGGAAGTGCACATGGTTTGCAGGAATAAAGATAAAGCCGAAGAGGCCAAGAGGGATATCATTCATGAATCTgggaatactgtaagtaatcaTCGACACGATGGAGGTATCAACTGTCCGTCCATGCTTTTTATGGTtgcacaggaaaaaaatattggtccGCAGCAAATACCGTACTTTTTGGGTTTTTGTTACTACAAGTAGCacttttttcatagtttggctgCTCCTGTGACTTATACTTAGATGCGACttatatattaattcattcactcccagccactgaagcaatccccttcgctcctgtctgttttactggcatttgactgattttgcaaggccgacagaatattgtgttctactgcgataaaaacatggattatagtctcttctttcatcaggaaaaaaaaagtatatttctgtttcagttttgcagcaattagcattagaatatagctaagtttaatcattattcacaaatctgcttagaactgtgggtaaatcagcttgttttcaacatggacctgattgatctcttctactctgctgccacctgctggccgtttttgtaataactaccattgcttcaaccgttttgtgcagttgagaggttgcatcaaagccttcggtatgctctagcattaaaaaaaaacataaaaaaaaaaaaagtttgatacagcattgggacacttaaaactagtgatggcaaaatgaagcttcatgaagcacttgtgagtttttttaagtcccctagatggtgctcttggtttaaatataaagcctagtgcaatggaaatgtattaaatttccactgcatcttccaaccaagagcaccatctaggggacttaaaaaaaatcacaagtgcttcatgaagcttcattttgccatcactacttaaaacatttaaaatagaacatatttttacgttcttgggagcaaatgagttaagattggAGTTCGGACTCACAATCAAAATTCCAGTTTTTTAATCGTGTTGATAGCAGCAAACAGATTTGAGTTGGATTTCAAACTTCTGCTTGTAACTACGGGAACGTTTTCCTTTTTAGAATGACTTACCTTTAGTAGAATCCTGTGTTGCATTGTGACCAAAAATAGAATTGTAAATAGTACGTTTTTGTGAGAGATTCCCCATGTTAAGCAAACGAGCTTTGGGTACGATTCTGAGCTCTACTGTTGTTGGTCAcagtttttgtcaaataaatttCCCTCCCAAAAATGCTACAAATTGTGCGGTTTATACTCCGGAGCAACTTAAAGTCCCAGAAATATGATGCGTGCACCTTGCAAATAATGTACATGCCAGAAATGTTGCTTCTTGAGAGCTTTCATTTCTGGGCCTAATATTCAAATAATCTTTTAGGGATTACTGTTCTCTATTTGCCAATTAGCAAGCAGGAATCATACTTATTTGAAATAAGGACAGGATGGCAAAGGATTAATTCAAACATTCAGGaaggattttcaaaataagactgaAGGAAGCATTAGAGTTATTCATcttgcttttaactcattcactctcagctagtgttaattttaatttttaaatttagtctcagttttagtccagttttaatcacgcttgttagtttttttttcatagttagtcaacctcatcctgtttttaattagtccatttttagtcgactatgaatctagcattttagtctttattttagtccaagaaaacgtTGTTTTATTCGTTGAGTTTtactcaacaaaaactgtcaacgttttagtcaggacaatcatttaaacCATTTATCTTTTTTCTCCATAAGAttcatgttgaacatttcagatctaaaactatttcacataaaaatttctcttttttttttttttttttttgtgatgaaaaacaactttacaCACAAGTACAGTGGCTACTATGGTTCCAAGCTACGAGCAAGTAAGTTaactagcattagttagcggtcggtttaacattattgttcGAATGTTacagccgttggattaatgttatgttactataactataatttattttttaaacttttcacCGTGAaaccacctcctgtctgtcccatttgtttgtgcatgtttcactctctagctagctagctagctagctgtagATTTGATAGggggtgtgtcacatgacagattagcagagacaaaatttgacaaaatcatatcattttcgtctggattttgttcatgaactaaaatgtccatagattttaatccactttttattaagtgaagtacattttcgtctcgtctttatTAGTCGATGAAAatacatactgatttagtcatagttattgtttattaataaatgttttagtctagtctagttttagtctggtgaaaaatgtgtgttgatgaaGTTATTCCcgttcgctcccggctgttttactggattttgactgattttgcaaggcccacagaaaatcgtgttctattgttttaaaaacgtggaacctaccaaaagaaatattagtctcttctttcatcaggaaaaaaaagtgcatttctatctgtttccgttttgcagcaattagcattagaatgtagctaaatttgatcattattcacaaatctgttttaagcTGTGGATAAATcaacttgttttcaacatggccctggttgatctcttatactctgctgccaccttctggccgtttttgtaatgactaccatttcctcaactgTTCTCTGCAGGTGAGAgggtgcatcaaagccttctgtatgctctaccataaataaataacaactcaagaaacgtataaatacgtctttgggacacttaaaacataaaaaaaatcattgatacgtttttggaagcaaatgagctCATCACTAACATTCctggcaaattaagaaaaatcTGGTGATGTTTAAGCATGGAATTGTGGTATTATACAAAGTTGGAGTGAGAGAATAGTAATCAACGTATTTCTTGCAGGAGGTGTACGTCCATATTGTAGACTTGTCAGAGTCACGCAAAGTGTGGGAGTTTGCCGAGGCCTTCAAGAAGCAGTATCCATCTTTAAATGTCTTGGTATGCACTTTACAGCAATGAagtgttcatattttttttttttacaaagtcaaCGCTGAATTTTCTTATACCCAACAGATAAACAATGCCGGTTGCATGATACACAAGAGGGAAGTGAATGCTGAAGCCCTGGAGAAGAACTTTGCTATCAACACAATGGGTATAAGACCGCATGTACTGTACACATGTCATGCATGAGATGACATCGGCCCTCTGTCCATCTCCATTAGCGATGTACCTCCTCACTGAAAGTCTCATCCCACTCCTACAAAAGAGCCGGCATCCGAGGGTGGTATGAGCCAGCACCCGATCCAGTGCACTGCACAGTGCCGCTTTTGTGCACACTGTTAGTCGTGCCTGTTGTGTAAGGCTCTAAGCACACTGTGCCTCTGTTTAGATCACTGTGTCGTCAGGCGGGATGCTGGTCCAGAAGCTCCAGATTGATGACTTACAGTCAGAGAAAGGATACTTTGATGGTCTCCTAGTGTACGCCCAGAACAAGGTAAGGAGGGGTCGCGGGGGCGGGGCGATGTCAGGATTTGCTAAGGATAAATGATTTGCTGTTCCTCTCAGAGACAGCAGGTGGTGCTGACAGAACAGTGGGCCAGAGAGTACCCTGACGTTCACTTCTCTGTGATGCATCCGGGCTGGGTGGATACACCAGGTACAGTCAAGCATAACTGCCAAGTTCATGAGGAAtcatgttaaaaagaaaaaaagttcacacTTGACCTTTCTTTACAAAATGATGTTCTGTGGACctctactagtctaaacacaatattctgatgaactcattcacttgtcattgacagctatagacgtcgaaattcatttgaactatttcttattagtttaacatattattaaatttttgttaacaagattatgaaaacctagattttttttggtacatttagaacagatataaaatttgtgattaatcgtgagttaactagtgaagtcatgcgattaattacaattacaattttttattgcctgataattttaataatcttttcttttgctttaaaaaataaaaataaaaataaatgaaaataaacgtttttaaaataaatttggtgacatttttggcaattttgtgtacatcatatggtaattttctccttttcctcttctttcattttatggtcactttttagaCATaggttttgtctttaaaaaaaaaacttttttatctACCTTgcctctttttctgacaacttataaatttgaaatttatattctttgaatatttatttttttatatctaaatgattaactcatttaaagaacattttatctgaaaaaacaattatatatatatatatatatatattaacataacattttttttttaataatctttttttaataaagaaaagattattaaaaattaggggcgtaaggcgattaaaaattttaatcgtaattaatcgcatgactttactagttaactcacgattaatcacagattttatatctgttctaatacaataaaaaaatctaggttttcatactcatactactaaaaatgttaaactaatagaaatagttcaaattaatttttgacgtcaatggcagtgaatgagttaatatagtgtcagtggaatataaattaagtagaaaaatccacctgtgtttatccatctcagagggcggccattttggtttgtacTGCcgcttgctatcgactgaaaatttcatcacaaagcaaaatggccgccccctgcggATTAacgctgcattcgaggatggctGGATGTCGACtttatcccagttggctttttccagttctgacctgaaagcgttctaggcgaaattaaacaaccaaaatggcggatagggataaattgttttttattttggtcttcacaactcattttgaccttcagcaaacttgccttctcacaattttgcttcatttgttgtttttcgtattttataagcattccatacattTCAGTAGTTCCCCGTATAATTCCATGCAGGGAGATAACGGCacactgtcacgtacgttgtgttacatgaagttatgtcgaatatttacgaatgaagaaagctatctagttttatactcgagtagaTTGCGTTTTACCATTCATGGTccccgacttcgcaagtgggatttccgagttcaagggggcgttcccgtacacacttcctggtttgaggtcggaaaagtccgactttccgctttcctcgaatgcagcataagctCTTGCATTTTGGTATTACGTAATAAATACAGCCAAATGATTTAGcagtaatatttacaattaGTGCAAAGTGGGAAGTATAATATTGACTAATGTCAGTGATATGATACAATGATGAATTATAAAATACACCCGAGAGAATATTCAATATTCTGCCTATTCACTTTATGTTGTTGGCATAGATGAGCATTTGTGGTAAATCACTTTCTGACCTAGTAGGTGAAATTTCTCGCGGCACATCAGCTAAGAAGCACTGCCCTCGGAGTTGTACGATAGCGATGACATCAGAGCAATCTGATTGGATGATGGCGCCATGAGGCCATTGGCGTGACATCATTGCTTCCATTTCTTGCTTAGAGCAATGAACATTCTTGTAGAATCAGGGTACAATGCAAATAAGCagatcaatatttaaaaaaaataataataataaatttgaccCATTCCCCTTTACAGCCGTGTCCACGTCAATGCCTCAGTTCCACAGCATGATGGGGCAGAGGCTGCGTAGTCCAGCGCAAGGAGCCGACACCGTAGTATGGTTGGCCATATCCAGTGCTGCTGGCAAAACCGACAGCGGGCTGTTCTTTCAAGGTAGGAAACACGCAGGTGCGTCCTGTACCCCTTCCTTTTTGTCACACGGTGACCCGTAATGGTCTATATTGCAGATCGGAAGGTCATCCCAACCCACCTGCCTCTTGCTTGGACTCGCAGTTCTACAGTGGAGGTTCTGACTTTCATCTCTCAGCTGGAGATGCTGGCCAAAGCTGTGCAGTCAAAGCCTGTTGCGGGGATTTGTGATCCACTTGGGCCTAGCACATCTTAAGTAGTATAAATGTTGACTATTGTAACCAATTAAATTGTCATGGGGAATGAGACACATTTTGGTGTTACTTATTTCAAGGACACGTTCTACCAGGGTACATGTAGACAGAAATCGTTCACGTACTGTACATACTGCATCTTAAGAACTATAATAGTTACAAACGTACACGCATCTGGTACAAAAATGTCTGCATTGAAgcaagaaacaaaagaaaatattttcaaatgtatggCTCATAAACCCGTTTTTCATTTGAACCTAATATCAACTTAGTGTTGGTACCAAAATTCCCAAAATATCCCCAATACCTAATTTTACATTCAACTTTAGTTATAAGGAGGGGGGAAAATGTGCAAAAGCTTGGATTTGGGGTCCATCTTGGAATTTTGTGTGGCCAGCAGTATTTTAGAAGAGACTGGCATTTGAGTATATTTAGCAAATgatttaaacaattatttattttctcttcaAGTCTTCAAGTGACAGTAtacatgtttgtgtgagtgaaaaTACGAAGagatccaggaaaaaaaaaactccacagaaaaaaagcaaatccagtttaacaaaaattcaaaaactgcagaaaaaatattcacatatGGTTCCAggtttcaatttatttatttaagtttttttttgtaattatattcatatttaacAACGTGCACTTCCAGATCAATTATCAAACCTTTACCTTGTGAGCGTTAATGATgggcaatttagtcttcaaGTGACAGTGTACATGTTTGAGTGGAAACGCAAGTACGAAGAgtatgaagaggaaaaaaaaactccacagaaaaaaaagcaaacccagttttacaaaaattgaaaaactgcagaaaaaatattcacatatGGCTCCaggtttcaatgtatttatgtttttgttatttctttttgtaattattcacaaatctgttttaagcTGTGgataaatcagcttgttttcaacatggccctggttgatctcttatactctgctgccacctggccgtttttgtaatgactaccatttcctcaaccgttctctgcaggtgagaggctgcatcaaagccttctgtatgctctagcataaataaataaaaactcaagaaacgtataaatacgtctttgggacacttaaaacattaacaATAGAATTCATTGATTCATTGAAGCAAATGAGCTCATCACTAAGAGACAGAACATTCCTggtaaatgaagaaaaatctGGTGAGCATGGAATTGTGGTATACAAAGTTGGAGTGAGAGAATAGTAATCAATGTATTTCTTGCAGGAGGTGTACGTCCATATTGTAGACTTGTCggaacaaaaattcaaaaactgcAGAAAAAATATTCACCTATGGTTCCAggtttcaatttatttatttttacataaggttttttttttgtgattatattcatttttaacaacgtGCACTTCCAGATCAATTATCAAACCTTTACCTTGTGAGCGTTAACGATgggcaatttagtcttcaaGTGACAGTATACATGTTTGAGTGGAAACGCAAGTACGAAGAgtatgaagaggaaaaaaaagcaaacccagttctacaaaaattcaaaaactgcagaaaaaatattcacatatGGCTCCaggtttcaatgtatttatgtttttatttttttttgtaattatactcatttttaacgTGCACTTCCAGATCAATTATCAAACTACCTTGTAAGCatcaagctgaaaaaaaaaattacaatgtaGAAATTCAACTATCTAAAATGAAACTGGCTTCAGCGTATTTTAATTATGAGCAATTGAGCCTTTATACgctttattttccttttgtaacaatcaacattttttaaataaattattttctgtaCAGATTgaaacatcaaaaaaaaaggtgcagatTCACATTGGTCACATTGATCGGTCAGTCTCATCTCAGGGGGGGGTGAAAGAATGAAGCAGCTCCCTTGGTTTTTGGAAGCCGTGTAGATCTCTTTTCCCATTTGTTGTAAGGTCCATCCTCGCCCTCTGCACAGCCCCCTCTATGCGATGTAGGTGTACATATTACGGTCCTCTGGAGTCCTTGCCAAGTATTCCCTTTCTATAAGTCCCTCTATGCGCTTTTTGATGACAACGGGGCTGGGGAGGAAGCGTGCCTGCAGCTGCTGAGTCACCTGAGAACAACCAAGTCACagcatgtaaaaaaagaaaaaaaaaggaactgtcAACACGAGGAGAGGAAATATTCACCTCGGCCACTAGGACGTTGTGCTGGATCTTTTTCCTGGACTTCATGATGCGCACTATGGCTGCCTCAATCATAACCTTCCTGTCGTCATCCACTTTCTGCTGCGTCTCTTTCCTCTCCGGGTCGGACTCTCCTTGTTTAGCAGCGACTAGGAAACGCAGGGTACAAAACTTGACGTTAGTGTTCATTTCGTTTTTTCACCCgacgaaaactagactagactaaaacactCATTAGTAAACGATAATTGGGACCAAATCAATCAGTATGCGTTTTCGGCGattaatgaagacgagacgaaaatgtactccacttaactctttgactgccaaaaacgttaaataacgtttagtaaaatcctatggaggagtgccaaagacgttaaaagacgtttgtttcaaaacagaggtgaaactaaccattttctattgttgattactcaaaaacggaataaggtagaaacaaacttttttttctgatgaaagatgagagtccaatctttcatttggcagtatgtgtgtttccacagtccaaacacataattttctgtggaccttgaaagatcagtcaaaatgcttaaatcgactggcacccacggcatcccttttctgaaaacgtctggcagtcaaagagttaataaaaactggacttaaaatctatggacattttagttcatgaacaaagacgagagggaaatgacatatttttgtaaactcttgtctctgctaatctgtcgctgtcatgtgacacaatgacacaccccttttcaaatctgcagctagcgagtgcatcatgcacaaacacagggggcaggtaaaaaaaaacacatggggcagacaggaggtggattcgcggtgaaaggtaaaaagaaaaaaa is a window of Vanacampus margaritifer isolate UIUO_Vmar chromosome 2, RoL_Vmar_1.0, whole genome shotgun sequence DNA encoding:
- the ap1s3b gene encoding AP-1 complex subunit sigma-3b isoform X1, coding for MMRFLLLFSRQGKLRLQKWYTPMTDREKKKIIRDMTTAVLARQPRTCNFLHWKDLKIIYKRYASLYFCLAIENQENELLALEVIHRYVELLDRYFGNVCELDIIFNFEKAYFILDEFLMGGEIQETSKQIVNRSIEASDLLQEDGSNDWYEVELFGP
- the ap1s3b gene encoding AP-1 complex subunit sigma-3b isoform X2, producing MMRFLLLFSRQGKLRLQKWYTPMTDREKKKIIRDMTTAVLARQPRTCNFLHWKDLKIIYKRYASLYFCLAIENQENELLALEVIHRYVELLDRYFGNVCELDIIFNFEKAYFILDEFLMGGEIQETSKQIVNRSIEASDLLQETMEEYMSKPAF